A region of the Sideroxydans lithotrophicus ES-1 genome:
ATGGCGACAAGGCAATGGGCAATGACGGGATGGGCGCCCCAAGATTGGCCAATATCGGATACGTATATATCGTCAAGCAGCTGACGAACTTCGCTGAAGACAAGCGCATGGACGTAACAATGATGCAGATGAACGGCATCGCAAAATCATTGACCGAACAGGATCGTCGCGACCTGGCTGCATATGAGAACAGCTTCCCGCATCAAACCGAACTTTCCGACCTCAAACAACTTAAGGCCGATGGCACAAAAGTTGGTGAGATATACAAGGGCGAGAAGCTGGTTCAATATGGCGAAGAAGGCAGAATTTCCGCATGCGTAACCTGCCATGGTTATAATGGTCGTGGTGCCGATCCCGTTTATCCCAAGATCGGTGAGCAGAAATATGTATACTTGGTCAATCAGCTGACGCACTGGCGCGATGCTTCCAGAACAAATGATCCAATGGGTCAAATGCGCGCAATTGCAAAGAACCTGACTGACGACGACATACAAAACGTTGCAGCCTACTTGTCGCAAGCACCCGACAGCTCTGCAGGGGACGGCATGCAAATTGGCAACCAGACAGTTTTGAAAAATATTAAAGTCGTAAAGTAAGCATTCTGTTGTAATTTGATTCTTTCAGCGTCAGAAATCCTGGCGCTGAAAACCAAAGGGGTACTGATCGTCATTGATCAGTACTTTTTATTTTGAATTTTCGTAAAGCATTGCGTCGCATATTCATTTCATACAGCGGTAGGATTGGAGATAAATGAAAAATGGCATGAAAAAAGGAGAAAAGATCCTTTTTGGCTTCATTGGATTTCTTGTGGTCGTTACCGTCATCAACTTTACCGTGCTCGAGTCGATCAGGCGGCATTCTGCCAGACCGATGTTTCCAATCCTGACGCATTTCGAATTCACCCAGGAAGGCAAACAGGGTTACGAGATATATCAGCACAGTGAATGCTACACCTGTCACCGGGCCGTCGGCAGCGGTACCAGCATGGGCGTGAGCCTGGACGGGCTTGGCTCCAAGCATGATGTCAATTACTTTTACAATTTCCTGAAAACGCCGGAAGCGGTGTATGGCGCCAAAACCATGGATCACGGCGCTCCACCCAAGGATGCCGCATATGTATCTGCTCTTCCGGATTCGGACTTGCGTGCGATGGCAGTATTCTTGTCTGAGCTGAAGGCTGATCAAGGATCGTCTTCGTCTTTCGAGCCGCCCCAGGGTGATTCGAGTTTTATTGATTCTATGGTTGATATGTGGACGCCAGACGGCTGGAGGACACAGTTCAAGGATATTCGCGATTGGATGAAATCAAAAGAGGAGCAACATGAAGGAAAGCATTGAACACAGCGCAGCTGAGCGCGAAGATTTTACCCGCTACGTTTTATGGTTCGTCTATGCCTGCATCATATACAGCATCATCGGCTTTTCCTGGGGCGCGATCATGGGTGGGGTTCCGGCTTTCCGGTATTTTGTGGATTACAGCGCGCACGGTCGTTTGATCACTCTGGCACATGGACACATCAACCTGCTGGGATGGGTCGAGATGGCGATCTTCGCCGCTTTGTACTACGTCGTGCCAACGGTTTCCCGCCGTCAGATATACAGCCTGCGCCTGGTGAAGATCCATTTCTGGATGCATAACTTCGGCCTGATCGGCATGGTAGTCTTTTTCCTTGCAGCCGGTCTGATCGGCGGCCTCAGCACAGGCGACAATACGGAAAGCGTAGTCAAGCATTTGATGGCCTTCGTCGGCATATTCGGGATGCTGGTGCTCACGGCCAATATCATCTGGGGCTACAACCTCTACAAGACGACCAAGGCCGGGTGGCAAAAGAAGGCATGAAGATGCGGAAGTTCCTGTCGATATGCTTCGGGATAGCGCTGTTAAGCGGTTGCGAACAGCATCTGTCAGCCGGCTTTGAAGTTGGCATGAAGGCACCGAGTCTGCCTACCAAAACCTTGGCCGACGGAGATGGGAACTTCAGCAAAGTCACAACATACCGCCAGCCCGATTCCCGCATGTACCAATATTCCGTTGACAAGGCACTGTTGATGGGAAAACCGATCGTGCTGGAGTTCGCCACGCCCGGTCATTGCACCAATTGCGACCAGCAGCTGCAAATGCTGAAAGGTGTCATGGATGAATATCAGGACCGGATGATATTCATCCACATTGACCAATATGCCAATCCCCAGGCATATAAAGCCTACAGGGTCATGGGTGACCCGTGGACCTTCATCATCGACAAACACGGTGTCGTTCAATTCGAACAGGCCGGAAGGATGTTGCTTGGCGAGATGAACAGTGCGATACAGCATGTCTTGTAGGGCGGGCAGCAAATCGACAAGAATATGGCAGGAAAGTTATGACAGATAAGATGCAATTCGATCTGGTACAGGATCGTAAAGGGATGTTGTGGGATCTGATGCTTTATGTTCCAACGGTGGTTGCGCTTGCATCGATAGCAGCAAGTTTCTGGTATGGCGATGACCACAATATGGGTTATTTGTTTTTCTTCCTGACCTGCTTCTTCTTTATCGCCGGATTCAATCGGATATTCAAGACCAGATTGATGCTTTTGCCTTCCGCACCGGTAACTCTCAAGATAGGCGACCAAACTCTCGGTTTGATCCAGAAGAACGGGGAGCAAGTGAATCTGGTAAAGGAGCTGCGCTACTACGCCGATTACTCGGGGAAATCCTTTGGTATTACCGGCCTGGATGGCGGCGGCAAACGTTTGCAGTTCGTATTCCACAAAGGGCAGTTTCCGACAGCCGAAAAATTCGACTCCGTGCAAAAGATATTCAAGACCCAGCTCGGCAATTAAGCACCGCTGTCGGCTTTCTCAACGACAGCAAGGGCTGTCGACCCACTCTCTACCTGCTGTTATTTCCGGCTTTTTGCGTGCGCCGGACGGAATGCCTTGCACTGTTCCGGATCGGATTCCAGATATGCACCTTCGATCAGGTCGATGCAATAGGGAATGGCCGGAAACACCGCATTCAGGCAATCGTCGATGGCGGACGGCTTGCCGGGCAGATTCACGATCAGGCTTTTGCCGCGTATGCCTGCGGTCTGCCGCGACA
Encoded here:
- a CDS encoding cbb3-type cytochrome c oxidase subunit I, whose amino-acid sequence is MKESIEHSAAEREDFTRYVLWFVYACIIYSIIGFSWGAIMGGVPAFRYFVDYSAHGRLITLAHGHINLLGWVEMAIFAALYYVVPTVSRRQIYSLRLVKIHFWMHNFGLIGMVVFFLAAGLIGGLSTGDNTESVVKHLMAFVGIFGMLVLTANIIWGYNLYKTTKAGWQKKA
- a CDS encoding TlpA family protein disulfide reductase, with amino-acid sequence MGKPIVLEFATPGHCTNCDQQLQMLKGVMDEYQDRMIFIHIDQYANPQAYKAYRVMGDPWTFIIDKHGVVQFEQAGRMLLGEMNSAIQHVL
- a CDS encoding c-type cytochrome, which codes for MRMLSKLAMACWGAVAMLAFSGASFAEAGGVTVNVTNGKNIYENGKPGVNGQPDVPACAVCHGDKAMGNDGMGAPRLANIGYVYIVKQLTNFAEDKRMDVTMMQMNGIAKSLTEQDRRDLAAYENSFPHQTELSDLKQLKADGTKVGEIYKGEKLVQYGEEGRISACVTCHGYNGRGADPVYPKIGEQKYVYLVNQLTHWRDASRTNDPMGQMRAIAKNLTDDDIQNVAAYLSQAPDSSAGDGMQIGNQTVLKNIKVVK
- a CDS encoding c-type cytochrome, translating into MKNGMKKGEKILFGFIGFLVVVTVINFTVLESIRRHSARPMFPILTHFEFTQEGKQGYEIYQHSECYTCHRAVGSGTSMGVSLDGLGSKHDVNYFYNFLKTPEAVYGAKTMDHGAPPKDAAYVSALPDSDLRAMAVFLSELKADQGSSSSFEPPQGDSSFIDSMVDMWTPDGWRTQFKDIRDWMKSKEEQHEGKH